The Labrus bergylta chromosome 14, fLabBer1.1, whole genome shotgun sequence region CATTCCACCACAACATTTTTACAATCATACAGTGTATTCCCGGCCAAAGTGGGAGTTACTATTTTGGTATCACTATCTTGACAGCATTGTTTTGAAAGGTACCTTGaagtttctttattattattgtccACTAGATTTCTTCATTTGTAGAGTATAGCAGGACGTTGCATATGTATAATTACTAACTCAATTGGTTACTATAATTGCTAATTGGAGCCCTGCAGGTGAATATCTGACACTACAGGAGAACCTAGGTCATCAAGTTATAACATGTAGGACCACATGAAGCTGTTGTATATGAAGTGCTGGTAGAGCAAAAGCATCTCTGTCAGATGGCCGTTGCTGGTGTAGACTTCATCCCCTCAGAGCATCAAAGACATACTGTAAATGTAATGCTCTCTGTGAAGGAGAATTGATTCAGATTTAATAGCAATGTACTTGTGTGATTATCACACATGCAGGTATGTGTGGCATGCATGTGACCAGAGAAAGTCGAAGGGAACATTACTTAAGTTCTAAAGTGTTGACAAATAATTCAGTCATATCAAACTGCTgaggaaaagaaaatcacatgGTTTAGCATCACATTCATACAGTTTCTCTTTACTTGAGTGGTGGACTGAATAataagaagacaaaaagaaactaAACCAATGTAAACCGTCATGATGTGGCACTTTCTCAGTAGGGTCTCATCTAAACCCTGTAACAATCTACAAAATGATCAGCACTCCTCAACTGGCAATTCAAATATCCAAAAATGTCTGTCATGCTCTAACTTCTCTCCAAGCCAGGACTCCTCGGGTGTGGACAGAATTAACATTTGCTGAATGAATCCAGTCAActactgaagaaaaaaaagtcggCTCGTCTACATATGAGCACACGTGGGCACGGAGGAAGCAGAGATACATGTAACAGTGTGAAAGAGGTGTGTATGGGTGTGAGAAGTCTGTTTATACAATCAGAGGCATTCATCCTTTTATGTACTCCAACATGGTACAGTGTAAGTCCAGTCAGCAGTTCAGGTGCAGGGTGTTTAATGTGTATGAAGAAAGTGTCTAAGGTTGTTAAAAACATACTGTTGTTGACGTGCGCTATACGTCTTTTTACCTAAAGAACTTCTCTAACCTCTCACTCCGTCCACTTCATCTGCTCCACCCACTACCTGCTTCACACAGTCATCTCTGCTTCCCTTTAGTCGACACTGATTCCCAGAAAACACCACCTTGGTCCAGATGTTGCTCAGGAGACAATGTGTCGATATATAACAGCAGAGGAAGTTTGCTCCTGTAAACTTAGCATAAACTGCTGTAGGTCTCCATCAGCCTGTGTACGGTGAGAATGAATTTCCATTATATAACTGGATCTTAAACTGGTGGCACTTTCCTGAGGCTGCCTTGTCTTCTGGATGATTCCTTCTTATCTACACAGTCTGGAAGGCCTTGGTTTGGGCTGGGATCATGACAGGAGTAGCCCCCATACGGGTCAGGTTCCCAGGACCCAGTTTAGGTGGAGTGCTGGGCTTGGAGTTGGAAGTAGCTGTGGGGGTGGGTGTGCAACGGGGTTCAGGAGTCTTGGGAACAGTCTGATGGTAGGCAGGTGGAGTCTGAGGGAAGGTGGAGGCTTGGCAGTTTTCCTTGAGGGTGGCCACAGCAGGGATACATGGTCTTGTGCCCCGGGGCCCCATGTTGTGCACCATGGACTGGGTGGAGGAGGTGCCTGAGCGAGAGCTGCCTGAGCGGGATGAGGAGAGGGAATTGGGCTTCATCAGTTTGGCTTTAGGAGCCTCAGCATCCTCCCTGAAAGGAACATGTGGTTAATTTCAGAGAGAACTGAAGTTTAATCAAATCACTCTTTTCTAAAACAGCATAGAAGACACTGCAGCTACATTCAAAATCTCAAGGTTAGTATTCATAACTTTGCTTAGCTTGGCTTCATTAGTGATGCGGTCTAACCCCCAGCATCCTGCACTGTCAGTGACTGTGACAGAAGTAGTAGCAGAACATTAAGCAGTCATTTCGGGCAGGGGTTCTTTAACTTTGCAGCTCATGAACCCCCAAAATAAGGTTGCCAGAGACTGGGAACCCCCACTTGGCTGTCATCTGCAAAACTTACATTGCAGATATAAGTCTATCTTATTCAttgtagttgttgtttgttgctttATTCATATCAAGTTACTTAGGTCAAACAAAGCAAATAAGTGTGTTCTATGTAATCATAAGTAAGAGTTTGGACTGAGGTCCTGATCCCAAGTCTGGTCAAGGATAGCAGAGAACATTTCTCATCATGTACCTGATTTCATTTGgggtctcctcctcttcatatttcttcatttcctttttgCGGAACACCAACCAGATGATTAGGATTATGAGGAGGACTCCAAAGGAGACACCAACAACTGCCCCTGCAACCACACCCATTCCCctgacatctacacacacacacacacacacacacacacacacacacacacacacacacacacacacacacacacacacacacacacacacacacacacacacacacacacacacacacacacacacacacaatattgtATCTGTTTCACAATGATAGTCTAAGAtcaaataattataattaatgATCACTTAAAATAGGGTATCATTTGTGTACCAATAAATGCTACATTACAATGTTGTGGTGGTATGGTTGTACATCAAAGAAGTTCAGACAAGACAAGAGACCTAACAACTTGTATCAGAAGGCACCATTTTAAGCTAAAGGTAACTACAGGATCAttaataaaaccataaaaaggGATTACAAACATTAAGAAAATTTCAATTATTGTCATACAATAAATGCTGTGCCTGAAACCAGTTTTGgtgaacaaataaaaacatacatcgtattatccaacttcattttgtgtcattttggatattttttggGATATAAAAAcgcttagaaaaaaaaagcaaaatgtgcaaacattcaTTCAGCGTTGGTTTCATCAGAGAAAACAATCCAACTAAATATCAAATTTACAAATTGAgtacaaaatagaaataaagaaaaatgaaaaaatgctaaattaaatcatattttcttCTGACAAATTGACTCACATGGGTCTTCAACCTGCAGGTTGTTCTTTATCACTGAAGTTACACTGCTCTGCcaattgtgttatttttataGCGTCTCTTTTAATTTGGGAAGGCACAGATCGTTTTTGATGTCTGGGAATTATACACCAGATAAAACTTCATCAGATCATCAACAGTCAGAATTCTTGTCAGAAATTAGCTTaacacatttcagtgttttcttaGAGTTCAGTGTTGTGGTCTTCATATTTGTGGATTAATTGTTTGGCCATAGAAATGATGGTAATGTAAATCATTAACTTATTTATTCTTCATAACACACATTTAGTGTTTCTATTCTACATTTGGCAACATAAAACCCTTTGAAGATAACCaattctgaaatgaaaaaattcaaaaaaggTCTTATAATCATGTTATCTTGCAATCATGTAGTCAGTCTAACTCTAGTCATTCCAACTAGTGGTTAGTTCAAGGAATACAGATGAAACGACTGATGCTGCAAAGTAATTGAAGTTAGCAGTGATTGTTTCACTGTAGGACTTAGGCTGCTTGTGTGAAAGTCATTTGTTGGTGAGATACTGGTGTTAGCAAGAAGTTGGAACAAAATAAGTTTCATTGATTAGTCAAAGTTTTCCACTCACAGTGCATCTTGACCTCCAGCGTGCAGCTCTCCTCGCCAACATCATTGCTGGCTGTGCACTTATAGACTCCTGTGCTGTCTTTGGTCAAATTCCTCAAAGTTACAATCTCCGGGTTCTTAAGATCTGAGAGTACAAGCGAAGAGAAAACGGGATATGAAACTGAAATCTGGTCTTTAAGTGTGGTTCCAAATAGATGTGATTCGATTTGAGTTCAATATTTGAAATAGGGGataacagaaaaaacacatcagttgcTCAGAGCTTCACACGTTTTAGAGGTGTCCAAGCTTTACTAAAgtttaaaacagacttttttgacaGAGTTTAAGATTGTATATGTAAAATAAGGTGTTCAGCCCAGAGTTTCCAAACGTTGAGTCtgagtcaagtctcaagtcccCAATAATCAAGACCGAATTGAGTCAGAGTCACCAAAGAATAATCCGAGTTGAGGCTGAGTTGAGGCCCCATTGCCTGAATCTGAGTTGAGTTGAAGTCCAAGTCTGAGTCGTCAAGGTTGAGTCCAAGCCAAGTTCCAAGATGGGCTTCAGTTTCAGTATCATTACATTCACATTACATATTCAGTACAAGCTTACCAGGTGATTTATTTGTGTCAATGTATAAATTTCTTCTTCAAATGCTTACTTTAAATGATTACAAAATGTGTTATCAGTAATTATTTATGTTTCCATGTGTGCAGTGAACGGGCCCATTAGCCCGTTAGCATGTGTCAGCCTTCACTGGAAGCTGAATTACAAATTTGGGCCTCATAAAAAActtacaaaaacaattacacaGGCTTTATCAATGAAAAAAGTTCTTCCGGGTCTGAATGCAGTAAAAAGCTCCAGTCTGAGTCTAAGTCTGAGTCAGCAGTGCTTGAAATAAAGAACACTGGTTCAGTGAGAACACTGTGTTACAAAAAATCCTATCAGCATCAAGAATCTGTTTTTCTCAGAGTCAAACAAGCAATAATAATGTCAGAGCATTTATTCAAGCACACAGTCCGGTATTTGTTGAAGTGTATCTGAGTCCACCTTCAGCAGAATGACAACCCTGAGCTTTCTGCTAACAGAGCTGATGAGGTGAAACAGACAgctgtcctttgtttttttatgtagaaTTGTATTTGTATCAAGTTGATACATGAGTTAAAGTCATGGTTTTTAAGACACAGAGTGTGAAAAGACTCACCTAAGAGTGCCAGTGGAGGCAGCTTGCCAACATACTTGCCCTTGTCCATGAGCCTCTCCCATTTATAGAGGACGGGGTCAGAGCCATCAGCAGACTTGCAGCTCATCCTAACATCGCCGCCCTCCAACAGCTTCCCCTCCATCCAACATCGCGGCTTGGACGGCTTAACTGTTGAGAGAAttatcacacacatacacacaatggACAAAGATCAACTCGAAATCGCTATAATGAGAAGTTTGACACGTTAACAAGTTCCAAATATTGATGGATATATAGCGGAGAAGATGCATGATGGTAGCAACGGTTCAGGAGTTtcgtgcaagtgtgaaagcaccattTGTGCCACTTACCCAGGACAATGAGGCTGATGGTGCTCCAGTGGTATTGTGCACCATTCTTAACTTTGCAGCTGTACTCTCCTGAGTCAGTCAAAGACAAGTCACTGATCAGCAAGGACGCATCCCCTTTTAAGTACTCTCCAGCAAAGGCGACACGACCACGCTCCGCTTCATTTGGGTCAAAAACCCGCCCAGCAAAGTAGGTGATCACCTGATGGGAGAGGTGAAACAGGGTGAAAACAGTTTGTGATGAGGATGGGAAGAGAGTTTCTTCTCTCTTTACACAACTCTCTTCATGACAGCCCCACACTGGCTCTTTGGTTATTCCTCTTCGATTCATGTAAAAACTGAATATCACGTCCATCTTTACTTCATAATGACCTGCATTCAGATCACTTACCACTTCCTGCCAAAACTATTTGAATgaagaaaagtattttatttatgtatttcataaaaTCTCCGTTATTGGCACAGCAGTCTCTTGTTCTGGTTTAGGTCCAGGTTCTGTATATTGAGTATAATATTGCATTTATGCTGCATGGTGCAGATGTCATAGAATTGAAGGATAAACCATAGCTTTTGATGCCGCCTTTTTAACCTGCTGGATACACCACAGTGTGTAGTCACTAAAAATTAGAAATCATCTCTCCATCAACCACATCGACACaccacactttctttttttttaagatttatttttgggcttttattggacagaaaggacagtggatagattcggaaagcagggtgagagagagtggggaattgcatgtgggaaaggagccacaggttggattcgaacccgggctgcctgcttggaggactactgcctctgtacatggggtgtgcaccaaccactgccccaccagcgcccctcttattctgtttttattcacatttgaAACAACCTCCCAACATTTTGGGAATTGTTGTTTgtataacaaagagtacagtcTAGACCTACTCTTTTTGTAGTGTTTTGAGATAAAATGTGTCATGAATTGACGCAATGtaagatttattgattgattaaacTGTTATAAACTCGAATTGGATCCTTTCCTGGGATAACTTTAATCTCATACTGCAGCCGGAATGATATTGCTGTTTATGAGGGTATATAAACTGTTAATAagtttctaataagagcctataagcatcttataagacataataaatgtgttaagtATGCCTCTATTAACAGTTATACAgacttatttgtgttaataagaatctaatcaggtcttataagtgacttattacctattatttattgttattacaAGCatcttaatataaagtgttacctaaTTGGAATCATCAACACAGAATAGAAAATACATCAAGCCATCCATTATATTTTGAGGAGTTTGGAACGTTTAACGACCAAAGTCATTTTGCAGTAGTGGATTAAATCCCGTCCATGCAAAGGTGTCAGTTCAACGCATTTCATTTTTCGGATGCTGACAATGTAATTTTACACCTGACAGGACTGGAGTTGTACTGACGTGGTAGTGGCTGATGGTGGGAAGCATTAGACTTGACTGCAGGGAGTTATGAGTACAAAACCAGGTCTACTCCAGCGTAGATTACTGTTATAAACTTATACAGTAATTTTAGGCACTATAAATATGAGATCTttgtgatgattcttgtgaCAGAAGCAGATTTCCTCTTAAAATCCTGTTTGAAGATAAACGTTTATTCAATGTCTTCCCAAAGACGTCACTTAAATGTCTTCCAATGCTTGCTGGGAAGATACAATGTTAAATGGGTATACTCCTAGCTAACAATAATCATAGCTAGCAATGTAAGTACGATATTAGCTTCATATCTATTAACCAAGAATGCAGCAGTAggttatatttacatatttacaaaatgatTTTGAAGTGAGTAAACATAGGATGCACTTGAAGTTTGAAGCCaatcaaattttattttttgctttacgtacatttaacaacagaaagaagacaTGACATGATGTAACAAAGGGGAACAGTAGGTTTAGGGCAGGGGGAAGAAGGAAAAAGGTTAAGCCCCTCTTCCTTCTCcccacaaaaaacacaaaaaatctaAACGTGAACAGGTCAAGGAAGGGAAAGTGCAAGTGCACCTCCTGCTGATTCCCCCCAAATCCTCCAAATTATGATTTTTCATATTCTTTTAGAAAAGGTAAAAGAGTTGGGGGTACAGCCACAATTCTTTTAGCATCACATggttttaaagacattttatttggtGAGTACACATCTTTTGAATATCACTCCTTTATTTTTAGCAGTCCTCCTACACTATGTTTAAcatacatgttgttgttgtttgattaaTTTTTATGTAACACACTTTGTGTGCACATACCTGTATGAAAAATGCACCAATAAagttttattgattgattgatttaaactCAAACTGGATCCTGACTGAGATCATTGTAAAGTGAGACTTAAACAATATCCCCACAAGCAAGTCATGTATGATATTGTgctttttgtatgtttacattgatttgttattattttaattgtgattatttatgtatttgctgttttttgtgtcttaaaGGCCTTTCTTGTAGAAGACATTGCAAATTACAAGTGCTGTATGTGGCATCAGTTACATTGATTCATTCCCCCTGCTACATTGACAAACACTTACCACCCTCTGCCTATTGGTTGGTTTGAGAAACAGCCACTCAATATCCAGAGTGGGGTCATCCCCCGCCCAGAACTGATGGTGGCAGGGTAGTGTGGCGTTGTCTCCAACGACCCTCTTCATCTCTGTCTGGGCACATGTCGTCAGCACACCCAGCAAAACtatggagaaaaaggaggttCAAGATTAATTAATTCTCTGCATCACATATTAAAATTCAAAGCAGAGCTACAAAGATGTATGTAACAACAAGGGGAAAAAGCTATGCTGTGTACCCTGAGGCCCGTTTCAGAGAGCAGGGTTAGTGTAAACATTGAGTCAGTTAACCCTGAATTGAGAGAAACCCTGGATTTTCCGTTTCAGAAAGGGAGGTCACTTAAACCAGAGAAAATGAGGAAACTTGAGCCCGGTCTAGAAAGAGAGATAACTTTGTCTCTGAGTCAGTTGCTATGGTAGATGAGTCTGTGAACATAACCTGGTTgggagcaggttttcttcaatgaGAGTTTCTCTCCGTGTTATGTTGACCCCAAGATGAACCCTGACTTGCAAAGGTGAAATGGGATGTTGGACTGCTGTAGCTGTAAAATACTTTGATCAATGGGGAAAAAATTTGCTTTTCTGTTAATTGAGCTTTTAGCGAGGGAAAGAGCCAAgtagaatttaaataaaaataggaaTAGAAGGGTTTGTAATAAACAGAAGCAAGTCGTCTTCATATAGCAATAGTCAATGCTCTATGCCATCTCTGCAAATTCCATGCAAAAGAGGTGAGGAACACAATACTATTGAAAGGGACAATAttaataaagcaaataaaaggGGCCTTAAAGGACAATCCAAATTAGTCCTGCTTGACAAAACAAAACTAATCAGATAGAGCTCTATTAGTGCATAAACATGCCAATTTCTTTAAGAACAGCAAACGGATATATCCATTTTGGCTCTAAAGATACCACAGCTTGAGAATGTTTGAGTTTTGACCCAAGTAGATATATTCATAAGAGTACTtattttcaagaaaaaataTTGACCTCTTATAAACCTTATCTGTTCCACTGAAACAATATTTGGAAGGATCTTCTCTAGGTGCCCTGTCGACACCTTTGCTAGCTTTTTGACATCTACATTAAGCAGTGGAGTCCCTTTTCCTTGTTAAGTAAGAGAGAGATTGAAGCTTGATTGAGAATAGGTGGTAGTGCACCATGTTCAGTAGATTCATTGTACATGCCCAAACGGTGGGGCCAGTTTGTCACAATGTTTTTTGAAAAATTCAAACGAGTAGCCATCCAGGCCTGGGGCTTTGATGAGTCCAAATAAACTTCAGTTTCAGGTGAATGCATACACAGTACGCTTCTTGTTTGGCTAAGAGCAGGTGAATTTCAGCTTGCAGGCTCAAGTGTTCCTTGTACAGTACATTACAGCTCAGGGGTTTGAGGCATATTTGGGATCCAGGCCGAGGAAAGAGTCAATGAGTCTGCTTTTTTC contains the following coding sequences:
- the LOC109995269 gene encoding CXADR-like membrane protein translates to MPTAPLLALFSVLLGVLTTCAQTEMKRVVGDNATLPCHHQFWAGDDPTLDIEWLFLKPTNRQRVVITYFAGRVFDPNEAERGRVAFAGEYLKGDASLLISDLSLTDSGEYSCKVKNGAQYHWSTISLIVLVKPSKPRCWMEGKLLEGGDVRMSCKSADGSDPVLYKWERLMDKGKYVGKLPPLALLDLKNPEIVTLRNLTKDSTGVYKCTASNDVGEESCTLEVKMHYVRGMGVVAGAVVGVSFGVLLIILIIWLVFRKKEMKKYEEEETPNEIREDAEAPKAKLMKPNSLSSSRSGSSRSGTSSTQSMVHNMGPRGTRPCIPAVATLKENCQASTFPQTPPAYHQTVPKTPEPRCTPTPTATSNSKPSTPPKLGPGNLTRMGATPVMIPAQTKAFQTV